The Lysobacter gummosus sequence CAGGGTGCGCGCGGCGTTCATCGGCTTGCCCTGTTCGCGGTCGGCGTAGCCGTAGCCCTTCGCCAGCAGCACCTGTCCGTCCTTGACCAACACCACCACCGCGCCGGTCAGGCCGCCGCGCGCCAGCGCCGTGGGCACCAGGCCGTCGATGTAGGCCTCCGCGTCCGGCGAACTGACCGGCGGAGTCGGCGCGGGCCCGGTCGGGGCCACCAGGATTTCGCCCAGGCCGGTGTCGCCCGGTTCCATCGGCAGCGGCGCGATGGGCGCCGACGCGACCGGCGGCGGCGCCGGCAGCGGCCGCAGTTCGATCGGCGCGGCCTCGGGTGCGGGCGCGGCCAGCGGATCTTTCGGCGCGGTTTCGCCGGCGCCGTCGGTGATCGGCGAGGCCCGTTTCACCACGCCGCCGGCCAGCGGCGCGATGTAGGGCGCAGCGCCGGGCGCGGTCGTGGCGGGACGGCTCGCCGGTGCCGGACGCGGCGGCGGCACGGCGGCCGGCGACAAGTTGACCGGCGGCGCGGTGCTGCTGAGCGGTCTGGCGTTCGGCGGCAACGACGCGGCGGGACGCGGGGCGCTGCGTGCGGCCGGCGGTGCCTGGGTAGCGGCGGCGCTGGCGGCCGGCTTCGGCGCGGCGGGTTGCGGCGCCGGCACGGTGGCCGGCGACAAATTGACCGGCGGCGCGGCGCGGCTGAGCGGTCTCGCATTCGGCGGCAACGAGGCGGCAGGGCGCGGGGCCGAAGTGCTGCGCACGGTCGGCGACGCCTGGGTCGCGGCGGCGCTGGCGGCCGGCCTGGGTGCGGCCGGCTTAGATGCGGCAGGTTGCGGCGCCGGCACGGCGGCCGGCGACAAGTTGACCGGCGGCGCGGCGCTGCTCAGCGGCCTCGCGTTCGGCGGCAACGAGGCGGCAGGGCGCTGGGCCGAAGTGCCGCGCACGGTCGGTGGTGCGTAGGTCGCGGCGGCGCTGCCGGCCGGCTTGGCCGCCGCGGGTTGCGGCGCGGACGCGGCCGGCGGCGATGAGCGAACCGGCGGCGCGGTGGGGGCGAGCGGCTTCGGCTCCGACTGCGACGGCGCGAGCGTGGCGGTGGGACGCGGGGCCGGAGCGCTGCGGGCGGCCGGCGGCACGGCGATCGGCTTGGCTGCGGCCGGCGCCGGCACCGGTTGCGGCGTAACCGTTGCCGCCGGCGTGGCGCCGCCCTGCGGACGGGTCACCAATGGCGTGGCGGCGGCGCGTGCGATCGCCTCGGCCGGCGATTCGCGTTCCGGCGGCGGCGGCGGGCGTACCGGCAGGCCGCCGGGCGCGGGTTTCTGCGCGGCGGCGGGAGCCGTCGTGGCCGTGGATTTCGGCGCGGCGGCGGGTGCGGCCGGAGCGATCGGTTTCGGCGCCGCGACGGGGACAGCCGGAGCGATCGGTTTCGCTGCGGTGCCGGCCGCGGCGGGAGCGGCGGGCCTGGGCGCGGCAGGTTTCGGTTCGACCGGTTTCGGCTCGACCGGTTTCGGCTCGACCGGTTTCGGTTCGACCGACGCCGGTTCGGTCGATTTCGGCGCAGCCGTTGGCGCGGCCGCGGCGGGCGGCGTCACCACCGGAGCAGACGCGGGCCGCAAGGGCACGGCGGTGGTGGTCGCTGGAAATGCGGGCGGCGGCGTCCGCGCCGGCACGGCGGTAGTGGTGGCGGGAAATACCGGCGGCGGCGTCCACACCGGCACGGCGGTGGGGGTGGCGGGAAACACGGGCGTCGTCGGCCGCGGCGGGACCGGCGAGGTTCGCGACGGCGGCGGAGCCGGCGGGGGCAGGACGTTCTCCGGCGGCGACGGGGCCGGCGCGGCGGCCTGCTCAGGCGGCGCGGATTGCGGCACGGGCGCGGGTTGCGCCTGCGCCGACAGCGTCGCGGTCAACAGCAGGCCCGCTGTCACGCTCGCGCGCCAGGCGCGCATCGAAAGCTTGAACATCATCGTCCCCACCACCCCTGTCGGTCCGGCCGGCGTTGCATCGACGCCGGGATTCGATCGCCACGCGACGCGCCACTGGACGCACCGGCCCGGATCATCGGCCGGCAGTGTACGCGCTCGCCGATGGCCGCAGCCGCGGCGACGCGACGGTTCGCGGCGGCGGACGCAACGCACATGCCTTGCGCGTGCATACGAACGCAGCACAACAGCGGCCGGCGCGGGCACCGCACCGAGCCCGGCGATTCGCTCTCTCGTGTCCGGCTGCGAGAACGCTCACGGCGGTCGCCACCGTCCCGGCCGCCGAGCCGATCCTTCAGCACCCCGGCAAGCCCGGCCCTAACCGCCGCATGGCCATCAGAGCCCCTGTTTTCCAAATTGCCAACTCGATTGCTCAAATCGAATAATGCCTCGCCCCGCTCGCTTGGCAAGGCCAGGATGCCCGCCTAGAGTCGTCGTGAACCCCCTCGGACGACTCCATGCCCGCCAAGCGCAGCAAGATCGTCACCGTCGCCGCGCCCGCCGCCGCTCACAATCCCGGCGTCGCGTTGCGCGCCCTGCGCCGCCAGCGCGGCTGGACCCTGGCCGAAATCGGCGCCCGCACCGGCCTGCCGATCTCGACCTTGTCCAAAATCGAAAACGGCAAGATGTCGCTGAGCTTCGACAAGCTCACCCGCATCGCGCAGGGGCTGGAGGTGGATATCGGCGAGTTGTTCTCCTCGCAGCCGGCGACCGGCAACGACGGCTTCAGCGGCCGACGCAGCATCAGCCGCGCCGGCGAGGGCTACGCGGTGCGCACGGAGAATTACGATCACCTGTATCCGGCCTCGGAACTGCTCAACAAGCGCCTGGTGCCGATCATCGCCGACGTCCACGCGCGCACGCTGGAGGAATTCGGCGAACTCATCCGCCACACCGGCGAGGAATTCGCGATCGTGCTGGAAGGGGCGATCGAACTGCACAGCGAGCTGTACGCGCCGACGCGGCTGGAAGTCGGCGACTCGATCTACTTCGACAGCGCCATGGGCCACGCCTACATCGCCGCAGCGCCCGGGCCATGCCGGGTGCTGGCGGTGTGCTCGGGCAGCGAGTCGCATCTGCGCGAAGTAATGCAACGCCAGAACGGCGCCGAAGCGTCGCGCCCCGGCGGCCTGCGCGGCGCCCGCACCCGACGCCTGTCCGACGATTGAGTCGCGCTTGCCATAAAACTGTGCGCGGTGGACCACCGTGTGCAAGCGCCTTAAGCCCAGCGCGGCGGATTGCGGTCACAAGACCGGCAAACGGCGATCACGACGTGAGATTTTCGTTTCGGGAAAATACTTTCTCGACACCGCCTCGCGGCGCCGAAGCGTTTGCGTTCGCGCTACGGGCGCTGCCACGCTGATAACAGCGGTGACGACACTTACGCACTCACGCCTTGGTATCGCCGGCGCAGCATGAGCGCCGGCGAACCGCGACGAACTAACGCGCTTGCATCGTCGGAGGCGGCAAGCGCTCAGTCGAAATGCGGATGTTGTCGTGCAGAACGATCCGGGTCGTCGGCGCTCTGTTCTCGACGGTGGAGTTAGGGCGGAAGTCGCCCCATTGCACCTTGCCGTTCGGGCCACCGCCCGCCCCCGAGCGCCACGTGACGATGCCGCTCTTGTCCACGACAGTGGCGTAATCGGCTTCACCTGGCAGGCGCACGCCGACCACGTACCGGCCGGTGGCGTCCGCCGCCCAGTTGACGTCGATGCGCACGTCGATCCACTCGTTGTCGTAGTCGCGCAGATCGGCGACTACCGTCTTGCGTCCGACGTTGGGTTGATCGAAATCCAGGTGATTGCCGCGCACGGAGAAATAGCCTTCCGCGGGGCTGCCTTGATCACGCTTGAACTGCCAGATCACATCGCGGATCTGATCGCTGTAGCTGCCGTCCCAGTCCTGCCAGTCGCGCAACGAGAAGCTGAACTGATAGCTGCGGAAGGCAGGAACGGTGGCGTCGTTAGGCGATCCCAGGCTGGTCGAGGATTCCGAACGCAGGCCCGAATATATGTAGGCAGGATCGCCCACTACCGTCTTGTGCGCGACCGCGTAGTTTCCATAACGAACGCGATCGGCCGTGATGGTCGCGGCATCCGCGGCCGAAGCTCCCGGCTTGTAGACTCGCGGGTTGCCGGAATTGATCGTGCCCGTTTCGAAATCGAGATCGAGCAGTAACGACGACGCAACCTCAGCGCCCGCCATCAGCGGCGTCAGCAGCGCGACGATAAGCGCCAAGCGTATCGGACGAACACTCGTTGCTTGCCGGCGGACAGATGACATATGCGCTCTTCCCCTATCGATTTGCACGCAACTATGCGGCGCGAAAACCGGCGCGTCCAGCCGTTTTTCCCGAGAAAAACGCAGGTTACGTACTTCTCGTCCAAGCTGCGCAGTAGTTCGCACAACCATTGCGCAAAAGATCCGCATATTAAGATCCAGCGATCACATCGCAATCGATCGCGATCGTGTTTGCCAGCGACTCGATCGCCGATGACTCGCGGTTGCCGGCGTATCCGCCTGGCATCAACTCAATCGCGACAGCATGCGCTGGTTGCCGATCAGCCGCGCCCAACGCGCGCCGATGTCGCTCATGCCCACGTACGCCGCTTCGCCGGCGATGCGCCACAGCATGCGCGGGCCCAGGCTCAAGCGCGCTTCGGCCGCGCACAGTTCCCAGTCGTAGCCCAGTTGCCGCGCGAACCAGGCGCAGCGCGCGAGGTGATAGCGGCTGCTGAGCAAGGTCACGCGCGAACGCATGCCCTCGCCGAGCAGTGCGCGCGCATTGCGCAGGTTCTGCAGGGTGTCGCGCGATTCCGATTCCAGGCGCAACGGCGCGTCGCCGGCGATGCCGCGCGCGAGCAGGCCGCGGCGCGCGAGTTCGGCTTCGCTGAGCTCGTTGGCCGGACCGCCGCCGAGCAGCACCACGCTGTGCGGCGGCCGATCGCTCCACAACGCCATCGCCCGGTCCAGCCGCGCTTCGAAGTCCGGGTCCATGCGCCCGCCCGGCGCGTGCTTGCCGAACAGCAGCACGCATTCGCCGCGTTCGGGCCGGCACGGCGCGTTGCGGGCGATGCGCAGCACATGGATGAAGTAGCCCACGTACACCAGGCCCGCGCTGAGCACGCACGCGGTCGATGCGACCGCCGCGACATGCAGGATGTCGCGGTCGCCGAACAAAGCGATGCGGTGAGCGATGCGGCTGGTCACGGGAGACGGAACGGAATCGGTCGGCGGGCGGCGATGGCGGTCGCCGGAACGCAGTCAGACTGCGCGCCGGCGGGCAGGTTCCCCGGATGCATCCGGGCGCGGCGGCGCGAATGCATCCGGATCGGATCCGATGAGATCGAGTCTGGACCGCGCCGCGCCGTCGCCGGCCGGGACGGTTCAGTCCTGGCTGGACAATTGCAGGTTGGTGGACAGGTCCGAAGTCAGGTACGCCATCCAGCCCAGATAGTTCTTGTGGATGTACGGCTTGCCGCCCTTGAGCTTGTAGTCCAGGTCGGTGCTGTCCACGTAGGCGAAACGCACTTGCTTGTCGGTGTAGGTAACGCGGATGCGGGCGACGTGGGTGCGCAGGTTCAAGGTCGAATCGATCTGGCCCGGCTGCTCGCCGGTCACTGCCCAACCGCGGCCCAGCAGCGCGCGCTTGATGTCCTTGACCACCTTGGCCGAGTCCATGCCGGCCGGGATGGCGACCGGATCGGGATCGACCAGCGGCGCCGAGCGCGCCTGAACCTGACCGGGAAGCGCCGCGAACGCGGCCACGCACAGCACCGCCAACACCAGTTGCATCAAACGCATGATTTTCCCCTGAGTGATAGGGACCCTCCGTGGATCCCCGTTGGACAAGGCTGCGCCGGGTCTGGCGATGGCGCGCGTCCGCCGCGATCGACCGCGGAGGCCCGCGCGTCCGATGAACCGGCCCGCAGCGCCGGCCATGATACGCGTCACACTGCGGCCGGTCTTGGGGCCCCGGGTGGCTATACTTTCGGCTTATTCCGCACGCAGCGTCGTACCTGTCTAGTGACATCCACCGCTTCGCCGATGCCGCCGCTGACGATCCGCGCCTACACCGCGACCACCGCCCTGGGCCGCGGCCTGGAGGCCCAGGCCCGGGCCCTGCGCGAGCGCCGCAGCGGCCTGCGCCGCAACGATTTCGTCCCGCTGGCGCCGGGCGAGGCGCCGCTGGACTGCTGGATCGGCCGGGTCGAAGGCCTGGAAGACGCGCCGCTGCCGGCCGCACTGTCGCAGTGGGACTGCCGCAACAACCGCCTGGCCTGGCTGAGCCTGCAGCAGGACGGAATCGTCGAGGCGATCGCCGCCGCGGTCGCGCGCCATGGCGCCGAGCGGGTCGCGATCATCGTCGGCACCTCCACCTCCAGCATCGGCGCGACCGAAGCGGCCTACACCCATCTGCACGGCGAGCCGCCGCGGTTCGCCTCCGACCCCGGCCCGCCGGTCCTGCACACGCCGCATTCGCTGGGCGCGTTCGTCGCCGCGGCGACCGGATTGCGCGGCCCCTGCGTCACCGTCGCCACCGCCTGTTCGTCGAGCGCGAAAGTATTCGCCCAGGCCGCGCGCCTGATCGCCGCCGGCGTCGTCGACGCGGCGCTGGTCGGCGGCGTGGACACCTTGTGCGGCAGCGTGCTGTTCGGTTTCAACTCGCTGCAACTGGTGTCGGCCGAGCCGTGCAAGCCCTTCGATGCGCAGCGCGTGGGCCTGTCGCTGGGCGAGGCCGGCGGCTTCGCGGTGCTGGAACGGCGCGACGACGAACACGCGGCGCAAGGACTGGAACTGCGCGGCTACGGCGAATCCAGCGATGCCCACCACATGTCCTCGCCGCATCCGCAGGGCCTGGGCGCGCGTCTGGCGATGGTCGATGCGCTCGCGCGCGCCGGCATCGAGGCGGGCGAGGTCGGTTATCTCAATCTGCACGGCACCGCCACGCCGGCCAACGATCAGGTCGAAGCGCTGGCGATCGCCGGGCTGTTTCCGCCGCACCTGCACGCCAGTTCGACCAAGGGCTGGACCGGCCACACGCTCGGCGCAGCCGGCATCGTCGAGTCGGCCTACGCCCTGCTCGCGCTGGAACGCGGCGAATTGCCGGGCACGCTCAACAGCGTCGAACCCGATCCGGGCAACGGCCCGCAGATCCGCTTCGACAACGCGCAACACTCCATCCGGTACGCGATGAACAATTCCTTCGGCTTCGGCGGCAACAATTGCTCGCTGGTGTTCGCGCGCGCATGAGCGGTTCCAGCGCGCGTCCCGTCCCCGTGTTGAGCGCCGCCGTGGAAGGCATCGGCTATTGGAGCCGCGGCCTGCCCGATTGGTCCGCCGCGCGCGCCTACGCCCTCGGCGATGTTGCACCCGACAGCGAAGCCGCGCCGGCGCGGCCGTCGCCGCAATTGCTGGCCGCCAACGAACGCAGGCGCGCGCCGGAAACCGTCGCGGTCGCGCTGGAAGTGGCGCTGGCCGCCTGCCACGCCGCCGGCCGCGATCCGGCCGCGCTGTCGTCGGTGTTCGCCTCCAGTCACGGCGATATCCAGATCACCGACTACATGTGCGCCACCTTGGCCACCGAACCGCGCACGATCTCGCCGACCCGCTTCCACAACTCGGTGCACAACGCCGCCGCCGGCTACTGGACCATCGGCGCCGGCGCGATGCGCCCGACCACCGCGATCAGCGCGCTGGAAGCCAGCTTCGCCCAGGGCCTGATCGAGGCGCTGACCCAGATCGCGACCGGCGAGGACGCGGTGCTGCTGGTCGGCTACGACGGCGGCGCCTACGGCCCGCTCGCGGAAGTGGCGGACAGCCGGGGCCTGCTCGGCGCGGCGCTGGTGCTGTCGCGCGCGCGCGCCGGCGCGCCGATCCTGCGCGTCTGGCTGGACGATTCGGCGGCCGCGGCGACACCGGGCCGATTGGCCGAGCGCGAGGCCGCCAACGCCAGCGCGCCCATGCTGCCCTTGTTCGAAGCCCTGGCCTGGCGCCATGATCGCGTTGCGTTGCCGGCGGGCGCCGGCCGCAGCCTGCGGATAGAACTGAGCCATGACTGATCCTTCGTCGCCAGGACGCGACCGGGCCCCGCCCGCCCACGTGCCGGCACCCTTGCCCGCCACTGGCGCCGCGCGCGCGCGCCTGGACCGACATAACGTCGTGGTGGTCATCCCCGCGCTCAACGAAGCGCTGCGCATCCGCGAAGTGGTCGAAGGCGCGTTGGCGCAATGCGCGCAGGTGATCGTGATCGACGACGGTTCCGACGACGGCACCGGCGAATGCATCGCCGATCTGCCGGTCACCGTATTGCGCCACCCGCAGCGCCAGGGCAAGGGCGCGAGCCTGCGCGACGGTTTCGCCGAAGCGCAACGGCGCGGCGCGGCGGCGGTGATCACCATGGACGGCGACGGCCAGCATTCGGCCGACGACATCGCGCGCCTGATCGACAGCGCCAACCGCCATCCCGGCCACATCGTGATCGGCGCGCGGTTGCGCAAGCGCGCCTCGCAACCGACCTATCGCCGCCTGGCGAACAATTTCGGCGATTGGGGCGTGGCCTGGGGCACCGGTTACCAGGTCGCCGACAGCCAGAGCGGCCAGCGCCTGTATCCGGCCGAGGTGATCGCGCTGCGCGATGTGCCGGGCGAGGATTTCGTGTTCGAAGCGCAGATCCTGATGTCGGCGGCGCAGCAGCTGGGTACGCGCTGCGTGTCGGTGCCGATCGAATCGCGCTATCACAGCGACGATTCGCAGCAGCAGTTCCGCGCCAGCCACTTCAAGCCGCTGCGCGATTTCACTCGCATCACCTCGCACATCGTCCTGCAGTGCCTGCGTCGCGGCGGCGTGCCCGAGGTCTACCGCAGCATCCGCGCCAACCCGCCGCTGATCGACGATCCGAGCGGGGAGTTCGTCGAAGGCGTGAAGGCGCATGCGAATTTGCGCTGAGAAGCGCCGCGTTCAATCGCCCTTTGAAAACCCCACCGGATGAGTTCTCCCCTTTGAAAAAGGGGGGGCCAGGGGGGATTTGCTTTTGACCGCAAAAGCCAAAAGCCAAAAGCAAAAGCTCAAATCCCCCGCGCCCGCTGCGCAGACGCCGCCCCTTTTCTAAAGGGGGCAACAGCGCACATCGCATCCGCCCGATCACTCCCACGCCGGCAGATTCGGATTCGGCGGCCCTTGCGAAACCGGATCACTCATCTGCATCTGCGCCGAGACGCGCCGCAATCCGTCGCCCTGAGAAAAACCCACCGGACGAGCCCCCCCTTTGAAAAAGGGGGGCCAGGGGGGATTTGCTTTTGACTGTAAAAGCCCAAAGCAAAAGCTCAAATCCCCCGCGCCTACTGCGCAGACGCCGCCCCCTTTTCTAAAGGAGGCAACAGCCCGATCACTCCCGCGGCGGCAAATTCGGATTCGGCGGCCCCTGCGGACCCGGATCGCTCATCGGCGGCGGATTGAGCACATAGATCGCCACGCCGCGCGCGAACTTCTGCCGCGGACTGATGCTGATGCCGACGCCGCCACCGCTGAAATGACGCCCGCCGCCGTAGCTGCCGCCGCCCGCGCCGACGCTGACGCCGGTACCGCCGTAACCGTCTTCGGTGCCCTGGAACAGCACGCCGTTGGCGCCGAGCTTGGCCGCTTCCTCGCGCAGCTTGTTGAGCACCGAATTGGTCTTGTTCTGCTCGCCGTAAGTGAACGCGCCGCTGTTGCTCTGCAACTGGGCGATTTCCTCATAACGGCTCGGCGGCGGCGCGAAATACACCCGCACCTGCGACACCGGCACCGGCGGCCGCGGCTGGCCGGTGATTACGTGCGAGCTGGCGCAGGCGGCCAGCAATAGGGTCAGCGTGGCTAGCAATAGGAGTCTGCGCATGGCGGCGATCCCGGAAACGGACATGGGGCCATGCTACGCCGGCCCGGCCTCGCGCGGGGTGAAGCACGGGCGCCGGAGGCGTCGGGCGGAACCGGCGGTCGTCTTCGGCAGATGAACGCGCGCAGCGGCGCTGCCTGGCGCCCGTACGCGGCACCAAAGGAAAGGCCCGGACGGAGCGCGGGCAGCGATCCGATCCGGGCCTGAGGTCCGCGCAATGTTCCGCGCGTGGAATCGATTTACTTCGCGACGCCGTCTTCAGCGTGCAGCACCAGCTCCTGACGATCGGCCGGCGCCATCTTGTTCCACTTGATCAGGTAGTCGGCCTTCTTCTCGGCGACGCTGGCCTTGTTCTTCTCGTACCACTCGTTCGCTTCGGCATTGATCGCCACGTACTGGCCCGAAGCCATCCACTTGGTGAAATCCGCACTCTGCACGCTGTACTTGGCGTCGGCACGGTTGTGGATCGGCAGCAGCGAGAAGCGCGCCTTCCAAGCGCCCGGACGCGGGCTGATCAGCACGTAGTAGGTCTTGCCGGCATCGACCTTGGCGTCGAGGAAGTCGGCGTTCTCGGCGATGACCATGAAGCGGTGATCGCCCGGCTCGACCTGCACGGCCAGCTTGTTCTTGTTCTGCACCACGCCCAGGAAGCGGGTCTCGCTGTCGGGCGCCTCGTAGACCGAGGACGAAATGGCGCTGCCCACGAACGAGGAACGCAGGAACACCACCAGCGCCTTGCCCGCTTCGGGCTTGGGATTCTGGTCGGCGGCCGGATCCATCTTCACCGACTTGGCGAACGCGACCGGCGAGCACAGCAACGACAACAGCAGCGCGTAGCGCAGCAGTTTGGACATCATGATTTTTCCCCTTGAAGCCGCCGATCCATTCGGCGCGCGGTGCATAGGGTATTCGTTCGCCCGCGCGCTGCACAGCTCGGCTGCGGCCGTGCTCCGGGCGAGTTCGTCGGGCGCATATCTGTCCACGCCCGCCGAACCCCGATTCGCGAACCGCTCAACAGGCGATTCGATCCGGCCGCGATCGGCTCAGCCCATGCCGCCGTTGATCCCGATCACCTGCCCGTTGATGTAGGCCGCATCGTCCGAGCAAAGAAACCCCACCAGCGCCGCCACTTCCTCCGCGCGGCCGGCGCGGCCGGCCGGCACCATCTGCTTGATCGCCTCGGGCGGAAACGCTTCGGCGGCCATGCCGCCTTCGATCACGCCCGGCGCGACCACGTTGACGGTGATGCCGCGGCTGGCCATCTCGCGCGCCAGCGACTTCGACGCGCCGTGCAGCGCGGCCTTGGCCGCGGCGTAATTGGTCTGCCCGCGATTGCCGAGCACCGCCGCCACCGACGAGACGTTGACGATCCGGCCCCAGCGCGTGCGCGCCATCGGCAACAACAGCGGCTGGGTGACGTGGAAGAAGCCGTGCAGCGACACGTCGATCACCCGCGTCCACTGCGCTCGGCTCATGCCGGCCATCGGCGCGTCGTCGTGGATGCCGGCGTTGTTGACCACGCCCTGAATCGGGCCGGCCTGCAGCAGCGCCTGCAACGCGGCCTCGGCGGCGTCGCCGTCGGCGACATCGAAGGCGACCGCCTCGGCCGTGCCGCCGGATTCGCGAATCTGCGCGGCTACCGCTTCGGCGCGATCGAGCCGGCCGTTGGCGTGCACGATCACCTGCCAGCCTTGCGCGGCCAGACGCAGGCAGATCGCGCTGCCCAGATCGCCGCTGCCGCCGGTGACCAGCGCACGGCGCGACGGGGTGGAGGGCTGGGACATGCGGGCGATTCCTCGGACAAAGCCCGATTGTAAGAGCCGGCGGCTGATTCGCGGCGGCACGGCGATCGCGCTGCGCGCGCCGGCAACCGATCGCGGCGATCAGCTCAACCGGATTTCGGTACGTCCGCGCCTGCACGCGTCCCCGCTCCGCCGCCGCGTCGCATCGCATCGCGCGCGGAACGGGGACCGCCCACCCCGCGAGTTCTGCGTCTCGTTCGGGGCCTGGGCCGCAGCGTCCACCGGCGCGGCCGCGCCGCGTTCAGTAGTGGGGTAAATCGTCCGGCGTCGGCGGCCGGTCGCTGCGGCCGTGCAAGCTCGCGATCTGGCGCAGCGATTCGTCGATCGCCTGGCCTTCGCCGTCGCAGGCCAGATGCTGCACGCCGCGCCAGATCGCCCACTCGCGCTCGCCGTCGTCCTCCTCGTCGTCTTCGCCGGCCGCCACCACTACGCACCATTCCAGGGTGCGTTGCGCATACGGTTCGGCGCGCATGGCCGCCCAATGATCGAAATCGATCTCGACCCGGCCGCCGTCCACGGTCGTCTCCAGCCATTGCCCGAACAGCGGCGAGCGCGCGCCGAGCACCTGATGCATGTCGACCCAGCTGTCCTGCGGCATCTCCGCGTCATAGGGCCGGTCGCAGCGTTCGAACCAGGCCAGCTGCGCGCCGCGCCGCTCGCCGACGACGATGCGCAGGCTGAAGCGATTGCCGATGCGGCCGTCCTCGCGATGCGGGCCGTGATCGTGGAAGTGGAATTGCATGGGCATGTCGAATCTCCGCGCCGCATCGGGTCTATCGAGTCAAACGCCTCAACCGCCCGGATGTGAAACGCGCCCGCCAGCGCCGCGGCTAATCCGGCCGCGCCATCACCGCTGCCCGGCCCTGCGCGATCAACTCGCCGGCATGGCGGATTTCGAATTCGTACTGCCAGCTTTCGCCGGTGTCGATGAGCTTGCGCGCTACGCCTTCCAGCGGCCCGAGCAAATCGTCGATACGCGCCAGGTGCAGTTGCACACCGCGCAGCGCCACCAGTACGCCGGGCTTGGCGGTCACGCCGTGCCGAGACGCGAGCAACCCGCCGTGCACCGCCATGGTCTGCGCGCCGTATTCGCACAGATGCACCGCGTGCAGTTGGTCGCCGCTGCGCAGCGGATGCGCCGGATCGCGATGGCCGCGGCTGCGCACAACGATGCGCTCCTCATCCCACTCCACGACCTCTTCCCACAGGCACATCAGGCCCTGGTGTGGAATCAGCGCGGCGATCGCTTCACGCGTGCGCATCGCCGGCCTCCGCCTCGATCATCGCCGTCGGCTCGCGCACGATCAGCAGCGCCAGCACGAAATTGAACACCACGCCCAGCGCGACGGTGGCGCCGATGGCGCGCAACACCGGGATCGACGACAACGCCAGCAGCGCGAACACCATCAGCGTGGTCAGGCTGCAGACGATCACCGCGTGCAAGGTGCGCAGCTGCTCGGCGCGATCGTCGCCGGCGTGATCGAAGAACAAGGCGTAATCCAGGCCCAGGCCGGCGGCCAGGATCAACGACACCAGATGGAACAGATTAAGTTCCACGCCCAGGCCGCGCAGCACCGCCAGGATCAGCAGCGTGGTCAGCGCCATCGGCGCCAGCACGCGCGACACCCGGCGCGGCGAGCGCAGCGCGATCCATACCGCCGCGGCCAGCAACACGCCGGCCAGGGCCAGCGCCATCAACACGCGGCCGCGGTATTCGGCCACCAGCGACTCCGAGGCCTGCTTGAGATCGAGCAACTGCGCGCCGTGTTTGCGCACCACATCGGCCACCGCGCCCGGGTCGTGCAGACCGGTCAGCGACACCAGCGCGGTGGTGTGATCGCCGCGCTGCAGCAGCAGGCCTTCGACGCTGACCGCCAGCGGCGTGCCGGCCAGATCGCGCACGCCCAGCGGCGGCGCATGACGCGCGCGTTCGACGTCGGCGAGAAAATCCGCGAAGGCGTCGCCGCGGAACGGCGTGGCCGCGACCGCGCTGTCGAGCGCGGCGCGCAGCGTCGCCGGATCGGGCAGGCGCTGCTGGCGTTCGCGCTG is a genomic window containing:
- the fabG gene encoding 3-oxoacyl-ACP reductase FabG gives rise to the protein MSQPSTPSRRALVTGGSGDLGSAICLRLAAQGWQVIVHANGRLDRAEAVAAQIRESGGTAEAVAFDVADGDAAEAALQALLQAGPIQGVVNNAGIHDDAPMAGMSRAQWTRVIDVSLHGFFHVTQPLLLPMARTRWGRIVNVSSVAAVLGNRGQTNYAAAKAALHGASKSLAREMASRGITVNVVAPGVIEGGMAAEAFPPEAIKQMVPAGRAGRAEEVAALVGFLCSDDAAYINGQVIGINGGMG